Proteins co-encoded in one Dendropsophus ebraccatus isolate aDenEbr1 chromosome 9, aDenEbr1.pat, whole genome shotgun sequence genomic window:
- the LOC138801971 gene encoding uncharacterized protein — protein sequence MSDGFELGPMTEDEDRMAVEAQIRTLCILHDALIKKRWLLAEPGRDYGTQAEKVPLIPPQLVEDLIQILQQVQLLKYNRTQNEAGVDTMYPVSSSVIGLCLEFWQKHENLSSNSRPGALIMAAACLLGYHDYDKIWMEESQGRSVPRATRISEAFEVWMRHKGDYIDGSYTCCGEALVHSVCEDSYMRFSLHSTLTEEQKELAEASIRATLRILNDAWDKELFIDYKRSIHLRRVNLICPQITDTLLADLRKTLQNVTFKCDSKPRNEALFAYPAAQNLIYLCPFFWMQNNRLGHGSRIGTLILCASQMLGYRHVLYCTSNSEEPTAYQEQGLLTADDICAAFESWMNHREPYREGSYSCCGENSEISVCRESIMALELRQYLEIPE from the exons ATGAGTGACGGCTTTGAGCTGGGACCTATGACTGAGGATGAGGACAGGATGGCGGTGGAGGCTCAAATCAGAACCTTATGTATTCTGCATGATGCACTGATCAAGAAGAGATGGCTTCTGGCAGAGCCGGGCAGAGACTATGGGACACAGGCAGAGAAGGTTCCTCTGATTCCCCCTCAGCTGGTAGAAGATCTTATACAGATTCTGCAGCAGGTCCAGCTCCTGAAATATAACAGAACCCAGAATGAAGCTGGCGTCGACACCATGTACCCAGTGTCGAGTTCTGTCATTGGCTTATGCTTGGAATTTTGGCAAAAACACGAGAACCTGAGCTCTAACTCCCGCCCGGGGGCATTAATCATGGCAGCTGCCTGTCTTCTGGGGTACCATGACTATGACAAGATCTGGATGGAAGAAAGCCAGGGGAGATCTGTCCCGAGGGCCACTCGTATCTCCGAGGCATTTGAAGTCTGGATGAGACACAAAGGAGACTATATCGATGGTTCTTATACCTGTTGCGGTGAGGCATTGGTGCACTCTGTCTGTGAGGACTCGTATATGAG GTTTTCTCTACATTCTACATTAACCGAAGAGCAGAAGGAACTTGCCGAAGCTTCTATAAGGGCCACTCTGAGGATCCTGAATGATGCCTGGGACAAAGAGCTCTTTATAGATTATAAACGATCAATACATCTGCGCAGAGTGAATCTAATATGCCCCCAGATCACTGATACCCTTTTGGCGGACCTAAGAAAGACACTGCAAAATGTGACATTTAAATGTGACAGTAAACCAAGAAATGAAGCGCTCTTCGCCTACCCCGCAGCCCAGAACCTCATATATCTCTGCCCTTTTTTCTGGATGCAGAACAACCGGCTGGGCCATGGGTCTCGAATCGGCACATTGATTCTCTGTGCATCACAAATGTTGGGTTACAGACATGTCCTTTATTGTACAAGTAACTCTGAAGAACCCACGGCGTATCAGGAACAGGGTTTACTGACAGCCGATGACATCTGTGCTGCATTCGAGAGTTGGATGAACCATCGGGAACCTTACAGAGAAGGTTCCTACAGCTGCTGCGGGGAAAACAGTGAGATCTCTGTGTGTCGGGAGTCCATCATGGCATTAGAATTAAGACAATACTTGGAGATCCCAGAATAA